GGCGAGTTAACAGGGTCAATTACACGACTAAACCAACCGGTTAAAACATTTAATCCCCAGGTTCAATTTCAAAACTGAAATCGAACCAAAATTCTCGAACCAAACCCGAGCTAAAATTGAACCAGAACCCTAAATCTCTGtggagcaaaaaaaaaagacacagcTTCAAGCTTAAAGAGATAGGATTAGTTTCGTTCGAGCTTCTGTGTTCTTACTCGAAGAACCTTGGTCGGAAttgaaaagaagagagagatttAGATCGAAACAGTTGACTCCGAGAAGTAGTTGAGGTATGAAAAAATGATTACTTTACTTCATTATCTCTTGTGAAAGTTTGGATCTTTTGTTCTGCCTGACTCTGTTTTTGTTGTTCTGTAACCAAATATAGATGAAGAGAAAGATAGCTATAGGTTTCGAAGGTTCAGCCAACAAGATCGGTGTCGGAATCGTGACGTCAGACGGCACAATCCTAGCCAACCCTCGCCACACGTACATAACCCCACCCGGTCACGGTTTCCTCCCTAGAGAGACAGCGCATCACCACCTCGACCACGTTCTTCCTCTAGTCAAATCAGCTCTCGAAACATCCCAACTCACCCCCGAAGATATCGACTGCATCTGCTACACCAAAGGCCCCGGGATGGGAGCGCCGTTGCAAGTCTCGGCCATTGTCGTTAGAGTGCTGTCGCAGCTCTGGAAGAAGCCTATCGTCGGTGTGAATCACTGCGTGGCTCATATCGAGATGGGGAGGGTTGTTACCGGTGCTGATGATCCTGTTGTGTTGTATGTGAGTGGTGGGAACACTCAGGTGATTGCTTATAGTGAAGGGAGGTATAGGATTTTTGGGGAGACTATTGATATTGCTGTTGGTAATTGCTTGGACCGGTTCGCTAGAGTTTTGAATTTGTCTAATGATCCGAGTCCTGGGTATAACATCGAGCAGGTAAAAGTTCAAGAACCATTTCAAGATTCAAGAACCATGTTGTtaactttcttgttttttttatagctTGCGAAGAAAGGAAACAACTTTATTGATCTCCCGTATGCTGTTAAGGGAATGGATGTTTCATTCAGTGGGATATTGAGTTATATCGAAACTACTGCGGAGGAGAAGCTCAAGAACAATGAGTGCACACCAGCTGACTTGTGCTATTCTCTTCAAGTAAGTCTTTTTTAATCATAAATGATGGATAATTTGGTTTATGATTATTATGATTTGTTTGGTGTTGCAGGAGACGTTGTTTGCGATGTTGGTTGAGATAACGGAACGAGCGATGGCTCATTGCGACAAGAAAGACGTTTTGATAGTTGGTGGAGTCGGGTGTAACGAGCGTTTGCAGGACATGATGAGGACTATGTGTTCTGAACGTGACGGTAGGCTTTTTGCAACGGATGATCGTTACTGTATTGATAATGGAGCGATGATTGCTTACACGGGTCTACTTGAGTTTGTTAATGGTATTGAAACGCCGTTAGAAGAGACTACCTTTATGCAGCGGTTTCGCACGGACGAGGTTCATGCGGTGTGGCGAGAGAAGGAGGTTATGGTACGTGGAGATAAGAGCGTTGCTGCTGCTAAGTGATTgtgtatactcatttttttatggATTATGAGAAATGAATATGTCTACTCGataacttttgtttttgatgAGTTAAATTTTAGTGAAATGTTACGAATCTTATCATTTCTTTTTGTCTAATAAAAAAATGACTTCCTAGATTGTTGTAACACTTTCAAAATTCAAAGTTAGTTGGCAAGTTTTTTTTATAGCAGTTCAAGTTATTTGTACGTTTTTTTGGCTTTCTTGCTTTCATAGAATGTTGTACATGTTAAAGTCGAAATTTCTACCGAGAATGGTGGAGAGATTATTGCTTTATTCTTCCTTAATCATACAAAAGAACTTTAAGAAAGATAGCAATACTAaaagttataactttttatGTACAGTATAACGTATGTGAAGGTTCAATCAAATGACACTTTTATGGAATATATCACTGCGTATTGAAAGAAAATTGGGAGAAAAGAGTATAGAATTTCCTTTAGTTATACATTGGTCTAATCAACTGTAAGTGTTTCCTGACCTAAAAGTAGGCCGTGAAGGCCGGAACTTAGCATGGTATCGTGTAGTGCTATATTTTACTAAGATAAAAAAACTCCTATGTCAGTAGTACAAATATTTCAAAAGTTCTTAAAAGATGGATGATATAAGATTCAAAAAAGAAGACAAGCGCAAAAAGAGTTTCAAAATAGACAAAAGTTACGAGTAAACCAATCGATTAAAGATGAAAGTAATtaaagaaaagattaaagtatCTCAAAAGTCTTCCTTCCTCCATCTTCAAATTCAAAAAGGTcaaaacaaaatgatttttaagaataaaaagtTCTTTGATACCAGTTATCAATGTGTCTAGAATTTCTTGTTTCAAAAGTAACACTTGGCTACTAtggtaaattttgatttaataatacGATTATTCCactaatttttgtttgtagttATTTTCACCAGTCTCGTTTATTGTTTAATCTGTCACACGGTGGAGAATACAAGTGGTCATGGTTCTGCTTTCTTAGTGTGTCTAGTCTATTGTTCTTTATGCTCTGTTTTTTTGTCCAGAGAATCATTTTTATTCTGCTGGCTTATTGTCTCTAGAAGAATCATGTTTCTTGCTGGCTTATTGTCTCCAGAAGAAGCATGTTTCTTGCTGGCTTTAGGTTATGGGGGTCCTTGTGACTTACCAGCCTAATGTTTCAATCTGTGTAACTCCTTGTTTATACCAATGAATCAATCCtttagtgtaaaaaaaaaaagtgttggaGTCCACATTGGATTCTTCTAGTAGTCAAACTTTCATGTTCCAACCacaaattagggtttataatAATGCAACATGCATGAACTAGCaaatagtttttcttatatgtaaataactaataattaagtaattaagctcaaatatttatcattttactTTATAGTTTACAATTGATTAGCTTACAAAGTCTAAAAGCTAGTGGAATGATTGTCCACTAAATCTCGATATAATCATTGACTTTTGCAAACTGCATATACTAGTATTTAGTAATCATTTTAGAACATTATAAGACATACAGATCTAAACAAAAAGATTCTTTAATCAACTATCCTAATCCAAAAAATCTACTCGGTTTTAGAGACAGTATGTGAATGTGTATGAGTATGTGCAGGACTGTATGCACGAGTAAACACGTACGTGCACGTGGAGAATGCAAAGGAGTGTAGACAAAGAACAAAAGGATGATCCAAGTTTTTAAATGATTCGAAAGTTATGACTATAAGCCAAAAAATGCCAATCGCCGAACATGAACTTGAACTAAACTCTACGCTCGTTATATCATTTTCTCACACTAAAGCCGCTTTACAACTTTACCATTTATATACATAGGTGGGAGGCCGGTTCTGATCAAATTTAAGGagctatataatttatttttataatttgagaataataaaatatgttgtttttagttaaaTGTGTTTCTTCTAATGATTCAATGATCCTATCTTAttgttaagaaaaatatataatttgataaattttgttGACAATAACATTTAGGGTAAAGAGCCAGAagagtatattaaattatatcggttaaatattaaatttgataaattttgttGACAATAACATTTAAAGACtttgataaatatattaaatttgttgataaatttgataaatatattaaattataccgGTTAAATATATTTACGGCAAAGAGCCAATAATATAATTTcatgttaaatatattaaatttgataaattttgttGACAATAACATTTAgagaaaagatatataaattgataaattatatcCGTTAAAAAAATGTTCTTTTAACAACCGAATGcttatattaattaaaagcCCAATAGACTAAGGTAATTACAACCGGAGAGATAATCGACGGTAAAACAATACGCAAagataactaaaacataaaaaacgATGAAAGATAGAAGTGGTTAAGGAGAGAAGAAACCCGTAAAAAAACTTCACTCGTTCGAAAAAACACAATAAAGTCGAAATCGACGTTAAAGAACCCAATCGATtggttttttactttttttattcaaattttcaaatcaaaattaaaatatatgaagtatacTAAACATTGCCAAAAACAATCTAAATCTTACTGAATTATCAAATCAAAAGGtgaaaattctattaaaaaaaagctAATTACATTTCATTTCAAGGAAATACATCACATTCCCCACTTACAGTCTACAAATGTGAACATCAACTGTCatcaaataaaaccaaaaaagtcATCAAGATTTAGCCTTCCTTTTCAAAAGCAGTACacgtctctttctctcttggagACACAGAAACAGAGTATTCAATGCTTTGTTGCCTTCCCACTTTTCACCagctaagagcatctccaatgtatgtctctatattttcctctaaaatagagatctctattatagaggtggatttgctccaatgtatgcctctataatagagttcctctatttataggggaaaatatagagatttgctattttcatctctaaatatagaggtaAAAAATAGgatttctctatattttcctctaaaatagaggaactctattatagaggcatacattggagcaaatccacctctataatagagtttctctattttagagaaaaatatagagataaaaatagaggtgggttggagatggtctgAGCTCCGTTCTTCCTCTTCCCATTCTCTCCAAAACAAGAAATATTCTTGCACAACTTTGATTCACGAGAGTTGAGGCAAAAGTTTCCAATTCCGTGATACAAACAAAAAGTTTTCCTCCATTGATCCTGATAAAGTTAGGTCCATCTCTaaaaaatttccacattctcttCGTCTACCTCCAAACCCATAAGAAAACAGAGTACTCTGCTCCATAAATCACGTAACTTTCTTTGAAAGTTCATTCCTTTACTTCTTTTTCCAAgtcaagaaagaaaagatttctacatagagagagagagaagaaaaccatatagagagagagagagtaaagtgAGCAAAGAGCAGTAATGGATGCCTTACATGCCACGTTACTTGTTCTTCTCTCAATCTTTCTCTCAACTTCACCTCCTGTTCAAGGAAACGCCGAGCTGAGAGCTCTAATGGAGCTCAAATCGTCCCTTGACCCCGAGAACAACCTTCTCCAGTCATGGACGTTAAACGGCGACCCATGCGACGGATCTTTCGAAGGAATCGCTTGCAACCAGCATCTGAAAGTCGCCAACATATCTTTACAAGGGAAACGCCTAGCCGGGAAACTATCTCCGGCCGTCGCAGAGCTCAAATGCTTGTCTGGTCTTTACTTACACTACAATAGTCTCTCCGGAGAGATACCTCAAGAGATCACAAATCTCACTGAGTTGTCAGATCTTTATCTCAATGTTAATAACTTCTCCGGCGAGATTCCGGCAGGAATCGGCTCCATGGTAGGCTTGCAAGGTTAGTATCACAACTTTTAAACCGGTTTAGATAAACCGGAAGTTAGTTTGGTGGCCAGAGCTAGAGCTAGAAACAGAGCTGAGTTAACTTACACCACACTATACACAGGGTGGACCATTAGATTTTAGGGGATATAAAGTGATTTAGTAAgggttttattaataattttttttaatataaatttggtaGCTTAATGAAAATTTTTTCCTACAATTTTGGGCCAATGTTTCACTTATTTGATTTGAGTGGTTATTGTTGTCTTTTGATGCAGTTATGGATCTATGCTGCAACAGCTTAACAGGGAAGATACCAAAGAGCATTGGTTCCTTGAAGAAGCTAAGTGTTCTGTCTCTGCAACACAACAAACTAACCGGAGAGGTTCCTTGGAGTTTAGGCAACTTGAGTACGTTGAGTAGGATTGATTTGAGCTTCAACGATCTTTCAGGAACAATCCCAAAAACCCTAGCCAACATTCCTCAGCTTGATACTCTTGACTTGCGCAACAATACTCTCTCTGGCTTTGTTCCTCCTGGTGAGTGATGATGATTTTTAAAGCTTCTCTCTGTCTTCTTGACtttgacttttttttaattaatgttttcaaATCTTGTGAAAGGTCTCGAGAAGTTGAGTGAGAGATTCCAGTTTGAGAACAACACTGGTTTATGTGGGATCGGTTTTCCTTCTTTGAGAGCTTGTTCTGCTTTTGATGATTCAACCATCGAAGTCAAGCAGCCTCAGGGTGAAAAGGACACTGATAAGTCAACTCTTCATAACATTTCAGACTCTGTCTATCTCAAAAGTCATTGCAACCAAACACATTGTCATAAACCCTCATCAAAACTCCCACAAGTTGCTTTGATCTCAAGTGTCATCACCGTCACTATAACTCTGTTTGGTGCTGGTTTATTAACCTTCTTACGCTACAGGAGAAGGAAGCAGAAGATTAGTAACACAGCAGAGATTTCAGAGGGAAGACTCAGCACAGATCAACAAAAAGACTTTCGAGCATCGCCTCTTATGAGTCTTGCCTACACCAAAGAATGGGACCCCCTTGGAGACAGCAGAAACGGAGCTGAGTTCTCACAAGAGCCTCATCATCTCTTTGTTGTTAACAGCAGTTTCAGGTTTAACCTAGAAGAGGTTGAATCAGCAACACAATGCTTTTCAGAAGCTAACCTATTGAGCAGGAACAGCTTTACCTCGGTGTTCAAAGGAGTCCTCAGAGATGGTTCTCTGGTAGCTATCAGGAGCATCAACATAAGCAGTTGCAAGAACGAGGAAGTCGAGTTCATGAACGGTCTGAAGCTTTTGTCCTCCATGTCACACGAAAACTTAGTGAAGCTGCGTGGCTTCTGCTGTTCTAGAGGCAGAGGAGAGTGCTTCCTCATCTATGATTTCGCTTCGAAAGGAAAGCTCTCGAGTTTTCTTGACTTGCAAGAAAGCGAAACCGGTCGGGTTCTTGCTTGGCCCGCAAGAGTCTCTATCATCAAAGGGATTGCAAAAGGTATTGCTTACTTACATGGAAGTGATCAAGAGAAGAAGCATGCTATTGTTCATCGAAACATATCGGTCGAGAAGATCCTACTAGATGAGCAGTTCAACCCGTTGATCGCTGACTCAGGTCTTCACAACCTTTTAGCAGACGATTTGGTCTTCTCAGCACTCAAAACAAGTGCAGCAATGGGATACTTAGCTCCAGAGTACGTTACAACCGGAAGATTCACGGAGAAAACCGACGTGTTCGCCTTTGGAGTCATCATTCTCCAAATACTCTCTGGCAAGCTCATGCTTACAAGCTCACTGAGGATTGCTGCTGAAAATGGAGAGCATTGTGGATTCATTGATGAACATCTCGGTGAAGGGTTTGATATAACAGAGGCGG
The Brassica napus cultivar Da-Ae chromosome A1, Da-Ae, whole genome shotgun sequence DNA segment above includes these coding regions:
- the LOC106376542 gene encoding probable tRNA N6-adenosine threonylcarbamoyltransferase isoform X2 codes for the protein MKRKIAIGFEGSANKIGVGIVTSDGTILANPRHTYITPPGHGFLPRETAHHHLDHVLPLVKSALETSQLTPEDIDCICYTKGPGMGAPLQVSAIVVRVLSQLWKKPIVGVNHCVAHIEMGRVVTGADDPVVLYVSGGNTQVIAYSEGRYRIFGETIDIAVGNCLDRFARVLNLSNDPSPGYNIEQLAKKGNNFIDLPYAVKGMDVSFSGILSYIETTAEEKLKNNECTPADLCYSLQETLFAMLVEITERAMAHCDKKDVLIVGGVGCNERLQDMMRTMCSERDGRLFATDDRYCIDNGAMIAYTGLLEFVNGIETPLEDTTFTQRFRTDEVHAVWREKEELVRGDKNVAAAK
- the LOC106440951 gene encoding somatic embryogenesis receptor kinase 4 codes for the protein MDALHATLLVLLSIFLSTSPPVQGNAELRALMELKSSLDPENNLLQSWTLNGDPCDGSFEGIACNQHLKVANISLQGKRLAGKLSPAVAELKCLSGLYLHYNSLSGEIPQEITNLTELSDLYLNVNNFSGEIPAGIGSMVGLQVMDLCCNSLTGKIPKSIGSLKKLSVLSLQHNKLTGEVPWSLGNLSTLSRIDLSFNDLSGTIPKTLANIPQLDTLDLRNNTLSGFVPPGLEKLSERFQFENNTGLCGIGFPSLRACSAFDDSTIEVKQPQGEKDTDKSTLHNISDSVYLKSHCNQTHCHKPSSKLPQVALISSVITVTITLFGAGLLTFLRYRRRKQKISNTAEISEGRLSTDQQKDFRASPLMSLAYTKEWDPLGDSRNGAEFSQEPHHLFVVNSSFRFNLEEVESATQCFSEANLLSRNSFTSVFKGVLRDGSLVAIRSINISSCKNEEVEFMNGLKLLSSMSHENLVKLRGFCCSRGRGECFLIYDFASKGKLSSFLDLQESETGRVLAWPARVSIIKGIAKGIAYLHGSDQEKKHAIVHRNISVEKILLDEQFNPLIADSGLHNLLADDLVFSALKTSAAMGYLAPEYVTTGRFTEKTDVFAFGVIILQILSGKLMLTSSLRIAAENGEHCGFIDEHLGEGFDITEAVALARMGISCTQEIPNNRPNIESLLREINCMKSE
- the LOC106376542 gene encoding probable tRNA N6-adenosine threonylcarbamoyltransferase isoform X1, which gives rise to MKRKIAIGFEGSANKIGVGIVTSDGTILANPRHTYITPPGHGFLPRETAHHHLDHVLPLVKSALETSQLTPEDIDCICYTKGPGMGAPLQVSAIVVRVLSQLWKKPIVGVNHCVAHIEMGRVVTGADDPVVLYVSGGNTQVIAYSEGRYRIFGETIDIAVGNCLDRFARVLNLSNDPSPGYNIEQLAKKGNNFIDLPYAVKGMDVSFSGILSYIETTAEEKLKNNECTPADLCYSLQETLFAMLVEITERAMAHCDKKDVLIVGGVGCNERLQDMMRTMCSERDGRLFATDDRYCIDNGAMIAYTGLLEFVNGIETPLEETTFMQRFRTDEVHAVWREKEVMVRGDKSVAAAK